One genomic segment of Methanobacterium spitsbergense includes these proteins:
- a CDS encoding 50S ribosomal protein L23, with product MDPYAVIIKPHLTEKSMNSIDQKNELTFVVRRTANKTVIKSAFEDLYAVKVERVNTQILKGQKLAYIKLAAEHSAEDIAVKMGVF from the coding sequence ATGGATCCTTACGCAGTAATAATAAAACCACATCTAACAGAAAAGAGTATGAATTCAATTGATCAGAAGAATGAATTAACCTTTGTAGTTCGCAGAACTGCCAATAAAACAGTGATAAAGTCCGCATTTGAGGATCTTTATGCTGTTAAAGTTGAAAGGGTTAACACCCAGATATTAAAGGGACAAAAACTGGCCTACATAAAACTGGCTGCAGAACACAGTGCAGAGGATATAGCAGTTAAAATGGGAGTATTCTAG
- a CDS encoding 50S ribosomal protein L5 yields MNQMEGVKIAKATVNIGVGESGERLARAEQLLVNITDQKPVRTISKVTNPEFGIRKGQPIACKVTLRNEKADKAVKMVLDGIGNRLKASQFDVQGNVAFGIEEHIDIPGMRYDPDIGIFGMNVAVTFEKPGYRIKRRRIQHKKVPSKHQVTKEETMEFMKKEFQVNIE; encoded by the coding sequence ATGAACCAGATGGAAGGCGTGAAAATAGCAAAGGCAACAGTGAACATTGGAGTCGGCGAAAGTGGAGAAAGACTTGCAAGGGCTGAGCAACTCCTAGTAAACATCACAGACCAGAAACCGGTAAGAACCATAAGTAAGGTCACCAACCCTGAATTTGGAATAAGGAAGGGACAGCCAATAGCATGTAAAGTTACACTCAGAAATGAAAAAGCTGATAAAGCTGTTAAAATGGTACTTGATGGAATTGGAAACAGGTTAAAAGCCAGCCAGTTTGATGTGCAAGGTAATGTTGCATTCGGTATAGAAGAGCACATTGACATTCCAGGAATGCGTTACGATCCTGATATAGGTATATTTGGTATGAACGTTGCAGTAACCTTTGAAAAACCAGGTTACAGGATTAAAAGAAGAAGGATCCAGCACAAAAAAGTTCCAAGTAAACACCAGGTCACGAAAGAAGAGACAATGGAATTCATGAAGAAAGAATTCCAGGTTAATATAGAATAG
- a CDS encoding 50S ribosomal protein L19e, which yields MNLTTQKRLAADILKVGVNKVWIDPETVEEVSRAITRESVKQLIDSGAIKAKPKKGISSFRSKKIAEQKSKGRRKGRGSIKGAKGARNPKKKAWMTTIRALRTDLKDMRENREINKTTYRKLYRMAKGGAFRSKSYMKTYARDHDLLR from the coding sequence ATGAATCTTACTACTCAAAAGAGATTAGCTGCAGACATACTCAAAGTAGGAGTTAACAAGGTCTGGATAGACCCTGAAACTGTTGAAGAAGTATCACGGGCTATTACTAGAGAAAGTGTTAAACAGTTGATAGACAGCGGAGCCATAAAAGCTAAGCCAAAAAAAGGAATAAGCAGCTTCAGATCAAAGAAAATTGCGGAACAAAAAAGTAAAGGTAGAAGGAAAGGTAGGGGTAGCATAAAAGGAGCTAAAGGAGCTCGTAACCCTAAGAAAAAAGCATGGATGACTACGATAAGGGCTCTCAGAACTGATTTGAAAGATATGAGGGAAAACAGGGAAATTAATAAAACAACCTATCGTAAACTTTACAGAATGGCCAAAGGCGGAGCATTTAGGAGTAAATCCTATATGAAAACATACGCTAGGGATCATGACTTGCTCAGATAA
- a CDS encoding 30S ribosomal protein S14 produces the protein MPRKYGKASRKCSRCNDHSALVRRYNLMLCRQCFRELAARIGFKKYN, from the coding sequence TTGCCAAGAAAATACGGAAAAGCTTCAAGGAAATGCAGCAGATGTAATGATCATTCAGCTTTAGTCAGAAGGTACAATCTTATGTTGTGCAGACAATGCTTCAGAGAACTTGCAGCTAGAATTGGATTTAAAAAATATAACTAA
- a CDS encoding 50S ribosomal protein L2 codes for MGKRLIIQRRGRGTPTYKSASHRFRGKIAYRSYDDLEKEGCLKGKVKDIIHDPGRTAPVALVKFENGEKSLILAPEGIQIDDEVACGISAPINPGNSLPLAEIPEGTPLYNLEKHPGDGGRFVRSSGTYASLITHDVGKAIVELPSGELKAFNPRCRATVGVVAGGGRKEKPFLKAGNRYHALKAKGKKNVSVRGVAMNAVDHPHGGGNRQHPGKPTTISRHAPAGRKVGSIAASRTGRRR; via the coding sequence ATGGGAAAACGATTAATAATCCAGAGAAGAGGAAGAGGAACTCCTACTTACAAGAGTGCATCACACCGATTCAGGGGAAAAATAGCCTACAGATCCTATGATGATCTTGAAAAGGAAGGCTGTCTGAAGGGTAAAGTAAAAGATATTATACACGACCCTGGTAGAACAGCTCCTGTAGCACTTGTAAAATTTGAAAATGGAGAAAAAAGTCTTATTTTAGCACCTGAAGGAATACAGATTGATGATGAAGTTGCATGTGGAATTTCAGCACCAATTAACCCTGGAAACTCATTACCACTAGCAGAGATTCCTGAAGGTACACCACTTTACAACTTAGAAAAACATCCTGGTGATGGCGGTAGATTCGTTAGATCATCAGGAACTTACGCTTCTTTAATAACACACGATGTTGGTAAGGCAATTGTTGAATTACCATCAGGTGAATTAAAGGCATTCAACCCCCGCTGCAGAGCCACCGTAGGTGTCGTTGCAGGTGGAGGAAGAAAGGAGAAACCATTCCTTAAGGCAGGTAATAGATACCATGCACTTAAAGCCAAGGGTAAGAAGAACGTCAGTGTCAGAGGAGTGGCAATGAACGCAGTGGATCACCCGCATGGTGGAGGAAACAGGCAGCATCCTGGTAAACCTACAACAATATCAAGACATGCACCAGCAGGAAGAAAGGTCGGTTCAATAGCAGCTAGCAGAACCGGTAGAAGGAGATAA
- the rpsS gene encoding 30S ribosomal protein S19, translated as MARKVFNYRGYTLEELQDMPLDNVIQLLPSRQRRSLKRGFLPRQKKVLEKIRKIKKDGPRKDGRPQIIKTHCRDMIVLPEMVGMTFGIYSGKEFVNVTIQPEMIGCYFGEFAITRQRVQHGDPGMGATRSSMFVPLK; from the coding sequence TTGGCAAGAAAAGTATTTAACTATCGCGGTTACACATTGGAAGAACTGCAGGACATGCCACTGGACAATGTTATACAACTATTACCATCAAGGCAGAGAAGATCCCTCAAAAGAGGATTTTTGCCTAGGCAAAAGAAGGTTCTGGAGAAGATAAGGAAGATCAAAAAAGATGGACCTAGAAAGGATGGTAGGCCACAGATAATAAAAACACACTGCAGAGACATGATTGTACTTCCTGAAATGGTTGGAATGACCTTCGGAATCTACAGTGGAAAGGAATTTGTTAATGTAACTATTCAACCAGAAATGATTGGATGTTACTTTGGTGAATTTGCAATCACTAGACAGAGGGTTCAGCACGGAGATCCAGGTATGGGTGCAACAAGATCATCCATGTTTGTGCCGCTTAAATAA
- a CDS encoding 50S ribosomal protein L14 yields MKAITSNVTKALPIGARLQCIDNTGAREVEIIAVKGYKGVRRRLAPAGVGDMIVITVKKGTVDMRKEVTTAVVVRQKKEFKRADGLRIKFEDNAAVIVSPEGVLKGSEIRGPIAKEAADRWPAIGSAASIIV; encoded by the coding sequence ATGAAGGCAATTACCTCCAACGTTACAAAAGCACTCCCAATAGGTGCAAGATTACAGTGTATAGACAACACCGGTGCAAGGGAAGTAGAAATCATAGCAGTTAAAGGATACAAGGGTGTTAGAAGAAGATTAGCACCTGCCGGTGTCGGTGACATGATTGTAATTACTGTTAAAAAAGGTACCGTTGACATGAGAAAAGAGGTCACAACAGCTGTTGTGGTCAGACAGAAAAAAGAATTCAAAAGGGCTGACGGCTTAAGAATCAAATTTGAAGATAACGCTGCAGTGATAGTAAGTCCTGAAGGTGTGCTTAAAGGTTCAGAAATAAGGGGACCTATAGCAAAGGAAGCTGCTGACAGATGGCCTGCTATTGGAAGTGCTGCCAGCATCATAGTATAA
- a CDS encoding 30S ribosomal protein S8 codes for MTLMDPLADALTNMRNNEMQGNKRCTIRPASKMIGHVLRTMQKEGYIGEFEFVDDDKAGQFMVELEGNINKCGVIKPRHAVKKDEFEKFEKRFLPSKNFGTIILTTPEGIMTHREAKEKGIGGRLLVYVY; via the coding sequence TTGACTCTTATGGATCCTCTTGCAGATGCACTTACAAACATGAGAAACAACGAGATGCAGGGAAATAAAAGATGTACAATCCGACCCGCATCCAAGATGATTGGCCATGTTTTAAGGACAATGCAAAAAGAAGGATATATCGGTGAATTTGAATTCGTCGACGATGACAAAGCAGGACAGTTCATGGTCGAATTAGAAGGAAACATAAACAAGTGCGGTGTAATAAAGCCAAGACACGCCGTTAAGAAAGATGAATTTGAAAAATTTGAAAAGAGGTTTCTACCATCCAAAAACTTTGGAACAATTATATTAACAACCCCCGAGGGTATTATGACTCACAGGGAAGCCAAAGAAAAGGGTATTGGCGGTAGATTACTCGTATATGTTTACTAA
- the rnp1 gene encoding ribonuclease P protein component 1: MITPQNIFRHELVGLNVEVVKSSHEGFTGIKGEVIDETKNTIKVEDVEGCEKIIPKNVVTFQFTLPDNTVVEIDGSIIVARPEDRIKKKFRKF, from the coding sequence ATGATAACTCCACAAAACATATTCCGGCACGAACTTGTGGGACTGAATGTTGAGGTTGTTAAAAGCTCACATGAAGGTTTTACAGGAATCAAAGGAGAAGTTATCGACGAAACAAAAAACACCATTAAGGTGGAGGATGTTGAGGGATGTGAAAAAATCATCCCTAAAAACGTTGTAACTTTTCAATTCACACTGCCAGATAATACGGTTGTTGAAATTGACGGAAGCATAATCGTTGCTCGCCCTGAAGACAGAATTAAAAAGAAATTCAGAAAGTTTTGA
- a CDS encoding 30S ribosomal protein S17 has product MVGIDVKEPKIECDDPNCPFHGTLPVRGQILEGIVTSDKAERTITVERSYYKFISKYERYEKRKSKISAHKPDCFEVKIGDSVKIAECRPLSKTKHFVLVEVKGEE; this is encoded by the coding sequence ATGGTTGGTATCGATGTTAAAGAACCAAAAATAGAATGTGATGATCCCAACTGTCCCTTTCATGGAACCCTCCCAGTGAGGGGTCAAATTCTTGAAGGAATAGTTACAAGTGATAAGGCAGAAAGGACCATTACAGTAGAAAGGAGTTATTATAAATTCATCAGTAAATACGAGAGATATGAAAAAAGGAAATCAAAGATTAGCGCTCACAAACCTGACTGTTTTGAAGTTAAGATTGGAGACTCTGTTAAAATAGCAGAATGCAGACCTTTGAGCAAAACCAAACATTTCGTATTGGTGGAAGTTAAGGGAGAAGAGTAA
- the rplV gene encoding 50S ribosomal protein L22 encodes MAKIEYAYQDEYKGKTAKAAGKALKISPKHSVEICRTIRGMHLDDAKEFLERVMKKETPVPFKRHNKKVGHKRGLVGWPTGRYPVKAAEHILQVLDNAEANAEYKGLNTEDLKIVHISSHRGYIIRGWTARAFGRASPFNTPTTHIQVVLGEA; translated from the coding sequence ATGGCGAAGATCGAATACGCTTATCAAGATGAGTACAAAGGAAAAACAGCAAAGGCTGCAGGGAAAGCTCTTAAGATTTCCCCAAAGCATTCTGTTGAGATATGCCGTACCATAAGGGGAATGCACCTCGACGATGCAAAGGAATTCCTAGAGAGAGTTATGAAAAAAGAAACTCCTGTACCATTTAAAAGACACAATAAAAAAGTAGGACATAAAAGAGGGCTTGTAGGATGGCCAACAGGACGTTACCCAGTAAAAGCAGCTGAACATATACTTCAGGTACTGGATAACGCCGAGGCAAATGCAGAATACAAGGGCCTAAATACAGAAGACCTTAAAATAGTTCATATATCCAGCCACCGCGGTTACATCATAAGGGGATGGACTGCAAGGGCATTTGGAAGGGCTAGTCCATTTAACACACCAACAACCCATATACAAGTAGTTCTAGGGGAGGCATAG
- the rpl4p gene encoding 50S ribosomal protein L4 gives MEKIKVYSLEGEVVEEIELPEIFMEVFRPDLIKRAVISSQTARIQPWGTDPKAGKRTTAKSFGSGRGAAMVPRVKGSRHPAGSKAAFIPQATGGRKAHPPKTERIIHEKINRKERRLAIRSAVAATANREMVEGRGHKIANIDQIPFVIGDELETVKRTKETREIFEKLGLMDDVTRAKTGRTIRAGRGKMRGRKYKNPKGPLVVVGEDKGISLGARNHAGVDVVVVNNLNAELLAPGTHPGRLTIYTKSAVEKLGELFK, from the coding sequence ATGGAGAAGATCAAAGTTTATTCATTGGAAGGCGAAGTCGTCGAAGAGATTGAACTTCCTGAAATTTTCATGGAAGTGTTCAGACCCGACCTTATAAAAAGGGCGGTTATATCATCACAAACAGCTAGGATACAGCCATGGGGAACAGACCCAAAGGCAGGTAAAAGAACAACAGCTAAATCCTTTGGTTCAGGCCGTGGTGCAGCAATGGTTCCACGTGTTAAAGGATCAAGACACCCTGCAGGTTCAAAGGCAGCATTCATACCACAGGCAACTGGTGGTAGAAAGGCACACCCACCTAAGACAGAGAGGATCATACACGAGAAGATCAACAGAAAGGAAAGAAGACTCGCAATAAGATCAGCTGTCGCAGCAACCGCAAACAGAGAAATGGTTGAAGGTAGGGGCCATAAAATAGCGAACATAGACCAAATACCATTTGTTATTGGTGACGAACTCGAAACAGTTAAAAGAACTAAAGAAACCCGTGAAATATTCGAAAAACTTGGTTTAATGGACGATGTTACAAGAGCTAAAACAGGTCGAACAATAAGAGCTGGAAGAGGTAAAATGAGGGGTAGGAAATACAAAAATCCAAAAGGCCCCCTAGTGGTAGTTGGAGAAGATAAGGGTATTAGCCTCGGCGCAAGAAACCATGCAGGTGTAGATGTTGTTGTTGTGAACAATCTCAACGCAGAACTCCTGGCTCCCGGAACACATCCTGGTAGACTCACTATTTACACAAAATCAGCTGTAGAAAAGTTAGGAGAACTTTTCAAGTAA
- a CDS encoding 50S ribosomal protein L32e, with protein MIRKTKKPNFKRQEWFRYKKLGETYRKPKGKTSKRRRYEARKPAMPAIGYRTPRNLRGLHPSGFEDILVCNVAELEKLDPSTQAGRISSTVGTRKKITMLEKARELKIKILNKGL; from the coding sequence ATGATAAGAAAAACCAAAAAACCAAACTTCAAAAGACAAGAATGGTTCAGGTACAAAAAACTCGGGGAAACATACAGGAAACCCAAGGGTAAAACAAGTAAAAGAAGAAGATATGAGGCACGAAAGCCGGCTATGCCCGCTATTGGTTACAGAACCCCAAGAAATTTAAGGGGACTTCACCCTTCAGGATTCGAAGATATTCTTGTCTGCAATGTTGCAGAACTTGAAAAACTGGATCCAAGTACTCAGGCAGGTAGGATCAGCTCCACTGTAGGTACCAGAAAGAAGATAACCATGCTTGAAAAGGCAAGGGAACTTAAAATAAAAATCTTGAACAAGGGGCTTTAA
- a CDS encoding 50S ribosomal protein L18 — translation MAQSSRYKLAFKRRREGKTDYRARLNLIGLDKSRLVVRITNQHTIAQIINVNVDGDETIVSAHSNELKKMGWLGSGKNTSAAYLTGFLVAKKALKAGIENAVLDIGLKSSTRGAKIFAVLKGAVDGGLNVPHNDVILPVDERIRGEHVAAYAESLSDEEVEKKFSQYIKNGLSPKDLPDHFESIKQKIEEGV, via the coding sequence TTGGCACAAAGTTCAAGATATAAACTCGCATTTAAAAGAAGAAGAGAAGGAAAAACAGATTACAGGGCAAGACTGAACCTTATAGGATTAGATAAGTCTAGATTGGTTGTAAGAATTACAAACCAGCATACAATAGCCCAAATAATTAATGTTAATGTGGATGGGGATGAAACCATTGTTTCTGCACATTCAAATGAACTTAAAAAAATGGGATGGTTAGGAAGTGGAAAGAACACTTCTGCAGCATATTTAACAGGATTTTTAGTTGCTAAAAAAGCACTGAAAGCTGGAATAGAAAATGCTGTATTAGACATAGGCCTTAAATCCTCAACCAGGGGTGCAAAAATATTTGCAGTTCTCAAGGGAGCAGTTGATGGAGGACTCAATGTACCTCACAACGATGTAATATTACCTGTTGATGAAAGGATAAGGGGAGAACATGTTGCAGCATATGCTGAATCCCTAAGTGATGAAGAGGTGGAGAAAAAGTTTTCACAGTACATTAAAAATGGACTATCTCCAAAAGACCTCCCTGATCATTTTGAATCAATAAAACAGAAGATTGAGGAAGGGGTATAA
- the yciH gene encoding stress response translation initiation inhibitor YciH has translation MKVCEICGLPEELCVCEEIAREIQKVKVYTVRRRFGKLMTIVEGIDEHDIDIKELTKELKAKCACGGTAKKGQIELQGDHKRRVKEVLANMGFSSDTIEIKDREDRGRKRRR, from the coding sequence ATGAAAGTCTGTGAGATATGCGGTCTTCCTGAAGAACTTTGCGTCTGCGAGGAGATAGCCAGAGAAATTCAAAAGGTAAAGGTCTATACAGTTAGAAGAAGATTCGGAAAACTGATGACCATTGTTGAGGGTATAGATGAGCACGATATTGATATAAAGGAACTAACAAAGGAACTTAAGGCAAAATGTGCCTGTGGAGGAACAGCCAAAAAAGGCCAAATCGAACTTCAAGGTGACCATAAAAGAAGGGTCAAAGAAGTTCTGGCTAACATGGGCTTTTCTTCAGACACCATCGAGATAAAAGACAGAGAAGATAGGGGAAGAAAAAGACGCAGATAG
- the rpmC gene encoding 50S ribosomal protein L29, producing the protein MVILRSKEIRVMEMDEIQKKLDELKAEHSKNISKSAAAGVYENPGKIKELKRTIARVLTIMNEKQQEK; encoded by the coding sequence ATGGTAATATTAAGAAGCAAGGAAATACGGGTAATGGAGATGGATGAGATCCAGAAGAAACTGGATGAACTCAAAGCTGAACATTCTAAGAATATCTCAAAGAGTGCCGCTGCAGGGGTTTATGAAAATCCAGGTAAAATAAAGGAACTTAAACGAACAATCGCACGTGTCCTTACCATAATGAATGAAAAACAGCAGGAGAAATAA
- a CDS encoding 30S ribosomal protein S4e: MAKMGSRKHLKRFKSPVHWPIHPKEDKWTVKPSAGPHAIEESLPLLIVVRDILKVADNAREAKIIINNGDILVDGRARKDYKFPVGFMDVISLPKAEKVYRVLPDHKGRLILHPISKENAEFKLCMITDISTIKGGKTQLNLHDGRNSVVEKAYSSGDVVVVEIPDQTVTDHIKFESGTVGLITGGKHIGELGKVKEINITKSSKPNTVEIETDDGTFLTLADYVFVLGTDKPVISLPGGK, from the coding sequence ATGGCAAAGATGGGATCAAGAAAACATCTTAAACGATTCAAATCACCAGTGCACTGGCCCATTCACCCTAAAGAGGATAAGTGGACTGTAAAACCAAGTGCAGGACCACATGCAATTGAGGAATCATTACCATTACTCATTGTTGTAAGGGACATTTTAAAGGTTGCAGACAATGCAAGGGAAGCAAAAATAATCATCAACAACGGTGATATACTTGTGGACGGCCGTGCAAGAAAGGATTACAAATTTCCAGTGGGATTCATGGATGTAATTTCATTACCTAAAGCTGAAAAGGTTTACAGGGTACTTCCAGATCACAAGGGAAGACTCATACTGCATCCAATAAGCAAGGAAAATGCAGAATTTAAACTATGTATGATCACAGATATATCCACAATAAAAGGTGGTAAAACACAACTCAATCTCCACGATGGAAGAAACTCCGTTGTTGAAAAAGCATACAGTTCTGGAGATGTTGTTGTTGTGGAAATTCCAGATCAAACAGTTACCGATCACATAAAATTCGAAAGTGGTACAGTCGGTCTCATTACTGGTGGTAAACACATAGGAGAACTTGGTAAAGTTAAAGAAATCAACATAACCAAATCATCCAAACCAAACACTGTAGAGATAGAGACAGACGATGGAACATTTCTAACACTAGCAGACTATGTATTTGTTCTTGGAACAGATAAGCCAGTTATTTCACTACCTGGGGGCAAGTAA
- a CDS encoding putative RNA uridine N3 methyltransferase, which yields MERKRLSIFVPASILSETKDLRIKTYKIGLIGRSAAIFKADRIVIYSDNSDKEEVKFISDVLTYMNTPQYLRKRVFPITRELRNVGILPPLRTPHHPTGELSEGDYRQGLTLKRTKKGTVVDIGADRNALCKEKLSVNKVMSFKVVKFGKEIVIDPDVPDFYWGYKVLSTNKNLYESIRTLKPGPDLVIGTSRYATPITSVLEEVKDRLKGSKHTAILFGGPYSGLDELISSQNEKEIIDLEVNTVPSQGTKTVRTEEAVLATLSVFNLLLNTE from the coding sequence ATGGAAAGAAAGCGTTTATCAATTTTCGTTCCAGCATCAATATTATCTGAAACGAAAGATTTAAGAATAAAAACATATAAAATTGGACTGATTGGAAGATCTGCAGCCATATTCAAGGCTGACAGAATCGTTATTTACAGCGATAATTCAGACAAAGAAGAGGTAAAGTTTATTAGTGATGTACTCACTTATATGAATACGCCTCAATACCTTAGAAAAAGGGTATTTCCTATAACAAGGGAGCTCCGAAATGTCGGCATTCTTCCGCCACTTAGAACTCCCCATCACCCAACTGGAGAACTCAGTGAAGGTGACTACAGACAGGGATTGACATTAAAACGGACTAAGAAAGGTACCGTAGTGGATATCGGTGCTGATAGGAATGCGCTTTGTAAAGAAAAACTAAGCGTAAATAAGGTTATGAGCTTTAAGGTAGTAAAGTTCGGGAAGGAAATAGTAATAGATCCTGATGTACCTGATTTCTATTGGGGATATAAAGTATTGTCCACCAATAAGAACCTGTACGAAAGCATACGTACATTGAAACCAGGACCAGATTTGGTCATTGGAACTTCAAGGTATGCTACGCCCATCACTTCTGTTTTAGAGGAAGTAAAAGATAGATTAAAGGGTTCCAAACACACAGCAATTTTGTTTGGTGGTCCTTATTCTGGCCTAGATGAACTTATTTCTAGTCAGAATGAAAAAGAAATTATAGATCTCGAAGTTAACACAGTCCCTTCACAGGGAACTAAAACTGTACGTACTGAAGAAGCAGTTTTAGCGACTTTATCTGTATTTAACTTGCTTTTAAACACTGAGTAA
- the rplX gene encoding 50S ribosomal protein L24, with the protein MSTQPRKQRKFIYKAPLHIRHKLMSVTLAEELREQYSRRSLPVKKGDTVKVMRGDFKDHEGKVEKVDLKNYRVMIEGMSVQKPDGNKVYHSVHPSNLMIIELDMEDNERNDIVERKG; encoded by the coding sequence ATGTCAACACAGCCAAGAAAACAGAGGAAATTTATTTATAAGGCACCATTACACATACGCCATAAATTAATGAGCGTAACACTTGCTGAAGAACTCAGGGAGCAGTACAGTAGAAGATCTCTTCCTGTTAAAAAAGGTGACACAGTAAAGGTTATGCGTGGCGATTTCAAGGACCACGAAGGAAAAGTTGAAAAAGTGGACCTTAAAAATTATCGTGTCATGATTGAGGGTATGTCAGTACAGAAACCCGATGGTAACAAAGTCTACCATTCAGTTCATCCATCAAATTTGATGATCATTGAACTCGATATGGAAGACAATGAAAGAAACGATATAGTAGAGAGGAAGGGATAA
- a CDS encoding 50S ribosomal protein L6, with the protein MAQVTILREEIPIPEGIDVTVDKAVTVKGSKGTLTRNFNNKSIQIKVEDEKVVVEARFPKKKDKAMLGTIRSHIRNMIIGLTDGFTYNMKIVYAHFPMTVKTAGNKITIENFLGERHPRSSKIVGDVKVQIKGDEVIVSGINKEHVGQTMANMEQATKIKGRDPRVFQDGIYLVSKE; encoded by the coding sequence ATGGCTCAAGTAACGATTCTTAGGGAGGAAATCCCAATTCCAGAAGGAATAGATGTCACAGTAGACAAAGCAGTGACCGTTAAAGGATCAAAGGGAACTCTAACACGGAACTTCAACAATAAATCCATCCAGATTAAAGTAGAAGATGAAAAAGTAGTGGTTGAAGCACGCTTCCCTAAAAAGAAGGATAAAGCCATGTTAGGAACCATAAGATCCCATATCAGGAACATGATCATAGGATTAACAGATGGGTTTACTTACAATATGAAAATTGTTTACGCTCATTTCCCAATGACAGTTAAAACTGCTGGAAATAAAATTACCATCGAAAACTTCCTTGGTGAAAGGCATCCAAGATCATCTAAAATAGTTGGGGATGTTAAAGTCCAGATTAAAGGTGACGAAGTTATAGTCAGCGGAATTAACAAGGAACATGTTGGGCAGACAATGGCCAACATGGAACAGGCTACAAAAATAAAGGGAAGAGACCCAAGGGTGTTCCAGGATGGAATATACCTTGTTAGCAAGGAATAA
- the rpl3p gene encoding 50S ribosomal protein L3, with translation MSRHHQPRSGSVAFSPRKRAAKETPKIRSWPETEEACLLGFPGYKVGMTHLTMLDNVKNSPTEGMEVSSPVTIVETPPVVVMGIRAYKKDTRGLKTMTDIMATGLHEDLARKITLPKKDDADAKLDELKEKLDEVEDIRVLIHTKPRLTSVPKKKPEIIECGIGGKSVEDKLEFAQSVLGKEINPGDSFSDGEHVDTIAVTKGKGFQGPVKRFGIRIQYGKAARSSKGRHVGSIGPWTPARTMWTVAMAGQMGYHKRTEYNKKILKIAESSQVDEVNPKGGFVKYGLVKNGYVVLKGSIPGPSKRLVMLRKAVRPIGKHNDAPNITYISTASKQGV, from the coding sequence ATGAGTAGACATCACCAACCAAGAAGTGGATCAGTGGCATTCAGTCCTAGAAAGCGAGCTGCCAAAGAAACACCAAAAATAAGATCATGGCCTGAAACCGAAGAAGCTTGTCTCTTAGGATTTCCAGGATACAAAGTGGGAATGACCCATTTAACCATGCTCGACAACGTTAAAAACTCACCAACCGAAGGAATGGAAGTATCTTCCCCTGTAACTATAGTGGAAACACCACCTGTAGTTGTAATGGGTATACGTGCCTATAAAAAAGACACGCGTGGGTTAAAAACAATGACTGACATCATGGCAACTGGTCTTCATGAGGATCTTGCAAGGAAAATAACCTTGCCTAAGAAAGACGATGCCGATGCAAAATTGGATGAATTGAAGGAAAAACTTGATGAAGTAGAGGATATACGGGTGCTTATACACACCAAACCAAGACTCACAAGTGTTCCAAAGAAGAAACCAGAAATAATTGAATGTGGAATAGGCGGTAAATCCGTTGAAGATAAACTTGAATTTGCACAAAGCGTACTAGGAAAGGAAATCAACCCTGGAGACTCATTTTCAGACGGTGAACATGTAGATACCATAGCCGTTACCAAGGGTAAAGGATTCCAAGGGCCTGTTAAAAGGTTCGGTATCAGAATCCAGTACGGAAAAGCAGCAAGAAGCAGTAAAGGACGTCACGTGGGTTCAATTGGGCCATGGACACCTGCAAGAACCATGTGGACAGTTGCAATGGCTGGTCAGATGGGATACCATAAAAGGACTGAATACAACAAGAAAATCCTAAAAATTGCTGAATCCTCCCAGGTGGATGAGGTAAACCCAAAAGGTGGGTTTGTTAAATATGGACTAGTTAAAAATGGCTACGTTGTATTAAAAGGCTCAATACCAGGACCATCAAAAAGACTTGTAATGCTTAGAAAAGCTGTAAGGCCAATAGGCAAACATAACGATGCACCAAATATTACATACATAAGCACAGCTTCAAAACAGGGAGTTTAA